The proteins below are encoded in one region of Neisseria macacae ATCC 33926:
- the smpB gene encoding SsrA-binding protein SmpB, translating into MSIANNKKAFHDFFIEDQLEAGLVLEGWEVKAIRAGRVQLKESYIYWKKDAFYLVGCHITALPTASTHVKPDPVRPRKLLLKQSEINKLIGKTERAGYTIVPLNLHFTRGKIKMEIGLAKGKKQHDKRQSLKEADWKREKQRLMKNVR; encoded by the coding sequence ATGAGTATTGCCAATAATAAAAAAGCCTTTCACGACTTCTTTATCGAAGACCAACTCGAAGCCGGCCTGGTATTGGAAGGTTGGGAAGTCAAAGCCATCCGCGCCGGACGGGTGCAGCTGAAAGAAAGCTATATCTACTGGAAAAAAGACGCTTTTTATCTGGTCGGCTGCCATATTACCGCGCTGCCGACTGCCTCGACGCACGTCAAACCCGACCCCGTCCGTCCGCGCAAGCTTTTGCTCAAGCAATCCGAAATCAACAAGCTCATCGGTAAAACCGAGCGTGCGGGTTATACCATCGTCCCGTTGAACCTGCACTTTACGCGCGGCAAAATCAAAATGGAAATCGGTCTGGCGAAGGGTAAAAAACAACACGACAAACGCCAAAGCCTGAAAGAAGCCGACTGGAAACGCGAAAAACAACGTTTGATGAAAAATGTGCGCTGA
- a CDS encoding helix-turn-helix domain-containing protein has translation MSKYTLHFKYQAVLHYLHIRSQQRTADHYGISRTHLRRWIRAYQEGGIGALEHPQSKTMPQHRKNPFIADKPDQEKTQAELIEELCYMRAKVAYLKELKALSQKRTAKDKAKPSKH, from the coding sequence ATGAGCAAATATACATTACACTTCAAATACCAAGCCGTACTCCACTACCTGCATATACGCAGCCAACAACGTACCGCAGACCACTACGGCATTTCCCGAACCCACCTGAGACGATGGATACGCGCCTATCAAGAAGGCGGCATCGGCGCACTCGAACATCCCCAATCCAAAACCATGCCCCAACACCGCAAAAACCCCTTCATCGCAGATAAACCCGACCAAGAAAAAACACAGGCAGAGCTTATCGAAGAGTTGTGCTATATGCGCGCAAAGGTCGCCTACCTAAAGGAGTTAAAAGCCCTCAGCCAAAAGCGGACCGCAAAGGACAAAGCCAAACCGTCCAAACACTGA
- a CDS encoding IS3 family transposase, whose product MLYARKGRLPKGVKSPQPKADRKGQSQTVQTLRAQHPLKYLLHIANLPKSSFYYHHQDRPNPDEADKALLVETYRRHKGRYGQRRIAATLDWNRKKAARLMRQLELKALIRAKKAYRHPAMGEISENLLKRRFKARKPNEKWLTDVTELKGKDGKLYLSPILDLFNREIVAYAMSRRADSEMVKEMLEKAAPRLTDKGTMLHSDQGVLYRTAGYRELLAEHSMVQSMSRKANCWDNAPMESFFAVLKTECFYNAGELTVDELMKQIDDYMDYYNRERCSLKLKKLSPVAYRTQLAQSA is encoded by the coding sequence GTGCTATATGCGCGCAAAGGTCGCCTACCTAAAGGAGTTAAAAGCCCTCAGCCAAAAGCGGACCGCAAAGGACAAAGCCAAACCGTCCAAACACTGAGGGCGCAACACCCGCTCAAATACCTGCTGCACATCGCAAACCTGCCCAAAAGCAGCTTTTACTACCATCACCAAGACCGACCCAATCCCGACGAAGCCGACAAAGCCCTCCTTGTCGAAACCTACCGGCGGCATAAAGGACGCTACGGGCAAAGGCGCATTGCCGCAACATTGGATTGGAACCGCAAAAAAGCGGCGCGGTTGATGAGGCAGTTGGAACTGAAAGCCCTCATACGGGCGAAAAAAGCCTACCGCCATCCCGCCATGGGCGAAATATCGGAAAACCTCCTCAAACGCCGGTTCAAAGCCCGAAAGCCCAACGAAAAATGGCTGACCGACGTTACCGAACTCAAAGGGAAGGACGGCAAACTGTACCTCTCGCCAATCTTGGACTTGTTCAACCGCGAGATCGTCGCCTACGCCATGAGCCGCAGAGCCGACAGCGAAATGGTGAAGGAAATGCTCGAAAAAGCCGCCCCCCGTCTGACTGATAAGGGAACGATGCTTCATTCGGACCAAGGTGTGCTGTACCGTACGGCGGGGTATAGGGAATTGCTTGCGGAGCATTCCATGGTTCAAAGCATGTCGCGAAAGGCGAACTGTTGGGACAATGCGCCGATGGAAAGCTTCTTTGCGGTGTTGAAGACGGAGTGTTTCTATAACGCAGGTGAATTGACGGTAGATGAATTGATGAAGCAGATAGATGACTATATGGATTACTACAACCGGGAGCGTTGCAGTTTGAAATTGAAAAAGCTGAGTCCTGTCGCATACAGAACCCAGCTTGCACAGAGCGCCTGA
- a CDS encoding DUF4189 domain-containing protein produces the protein MKKIVTALIATILSAGANAADTYGYLAMWQNPQDGNDALLIKTTKENMSQIEANAELEAFCRGQDTLSGVQNGEATGCKSVVPLHNTCIAVAYPKSEGKLTTNNAVVITSPRFKSVHQVALNQCIKKYGSQGQCGLETVYCTSSAYYGGTVKTLLNRLKSQ, from the coding sequence ATGAAAAAAATTGTAACGGCACTTATCGCCACCATTTTGTCAGCAGGCGCAAATGCAGCGGATACTTATGGTTATCTCGCCATGTGGCAGAACCCGCAAGACGGCAATGATGCGCTGCTGATTAAAACGACTAAAGAAAATATGTCGCAAATCGAGGCAAATGCGGAGCTGGAAGCGTTTTGCCGCGGGCAGGACACGCTTTCGGGCGTGCAAAACGGCGAGGCGACAGGCTGTAAATCCGTTGTTCCGCTTCATAACACCTGCATCGCCGTCGCATACCCGAAATCGGAAGGCAAGCTGACGACAAACAATGCGGTTGTGATTACTTCGCCGCGTTTTAAGAGCGTGCATCAGGTTGCGCTGAATCAGTGTATTAAAAAATACGGCTCGCAAGGTCAATGCGGCTTGGAAACGGTGTACTGCACTTCAAGCGCTTATTACGGCGGTACGGTCAAAACGTTGTTAAACCGCTTGAAATCGCAATAA
- a CDS encoding winged helix-turn-helix transcriptional regulator, with protein sequence MAETEPTHGACCPVVNTLDIIGGKWKVLILYYLHGETRRFNELQRLLAGVTQRMLTLQLRELEHDGIVHREVYPQVPPKVEYSLTAFGQTLMPVIEAMHRWGEQYAAECAKHRKQPQE encoded by the coding sequence ATGGCGGAAACAGAACCGACACACGGCGCCTGCTGTCCGGTCGTTAATACCTTGGATATTATCGGCGGCAAGTGGAAGGTGTTGATTTTATATTATTTACACGGGGAAACCCGACGATTCAACGAGTTGCAGCGTCTGCTGGCGGGCGTTACCCAGCGGATGCTGACGTTGCAATTGCGCGAGTTGGAGCACGACGGTATTGTCCATCGCGAAGTGTATCCGCAGGTGCCGCCGAAAGTGGAGTATTCGCTGACCGCGTTCGGGCAGACATTGATGCCCGTCATCGAGGCGATGCACCGCTGGGGCGAGCAATATGCCGCAGAATGTGCAAAACACAGAAAGCAGCCGCAAGAGTAA
- a CDS encoding pirin family protein has protein sequence MRNVKQIYRATSQHWVGDGFLVQPLFSHMGDDRGTNPFLMLDYAAPYEFSTNEARSPRGVGQHPHKGFETVTIAYHGEVAHRDSSGGGGIIYEGDVQWMTAGSGIIHEEFHSENFSKKGGLFEMVQLWVNLPAKDKNTPPRYQHLAKASIPVVELPDEAGRLRLIAGEYKGVKGAADTFTEMNVWDIVLNAGKKAVLEIPETHNLSMVVLRGNVTLNGKEQADAGQLVGFEKSGGNVHIEAGSEEVKILLLSGVPIDEPVVGYGPFVMNTAEEIRQAISDFKSGKFGSID, from the coding sequence ATGCGCAACGTCAAACAAATCTACCGTGCAACCAGCCAACACTGGGTCGGCGACGGATTCCTCGTCCAACCCCTGTTCTCCCACATGGGCGACGACCGCGGCACCAACCCTTTCCTGATGCTCGACTACGCCGCACCCTATGAATTCTCCACCAACGAAGCCCGCAGCCCGCGCGGTGTTGGACAACACCCGCACAAAGGCTTTGAAACCGTTACCATCGCCTACCACGGCGAAGTGGCACACCGCGACTCCAGCGGCGGCGGAGGCATCATTTACGAAGGCGACGTGCAATGGATGACCGCAGGTTCGGGCATCATCCATGAAGAATTCCACTCCGAAAACTTCAGCAAAAAAGGCGGACTGTTTGAAATGGTCCAACTTTGGGTCAACCTGCCCGCCAAAGACAAAAACACGCCGCCGCGCTATCAGCATCTCGCCAAAGCCAGTATCCCCGTGGTTGAGCTCCCTGACGAGGCAGGCCGCCTGCGGCTGATTGCAGGAGAATACAAAGGCGTAAAAGGCGCAGCCGACACCTTCACCGAAATGAACGTCTGGGACATCGTTTTGAATGCCGGTAAAAAAGCCGTATTGGAAATACCTGAAACCCACAACCTGTCCATGGTCGTCCTGCGTGGCAACGTTACCCTAAACGGCAAAGAGCAGGCGGACGCAGGACAACTGGTCGGCTTTGAGAAAAGCGGCGGCAACGTACACATAGAAGCCGGCAGCGAAGAAGTCAAAATCCTTTTGCTCTCCGGCGTCCCGATTGACGAACCCGTCGTCGGCTATGGCCCGTTTGTGATGAACACCGCCGAAGAAATCCGCCAAGCCATCAGCGATTTCAAAAGCGGCAAATTTGGAAGCATCGATTGA
- the tpx gene encoding thiol peroxidase — translation MAQITFHDNPVHTSGDLPAVGQTAPAFSLTAADLSDKTLADFAGKRKVLNIFPSVDTGVCAQSVRTFNQRASSLDNAVVLCISADLPFAQARFCGAEGLDNVVNLSTFRSSFAADYGVALTDSPLRGLTARAVVVLDENDKVLHSELVAEIANEPDYDAALAVL, via the coding sequence ATGGCTCAAATTACCTTCCACGACAACCCTGTCCATACTTCCGGCGACCTGCCCGCTGTCGGTCAAACCGCGCCTGCATTCAGCCTGACCGCCGCCGACCTGTCCGACAAAACTTTGGCGGATTTTGCGGGCAAACGCAAAGTATTGAACATTTTCCCAAGCGTCGACACCGGCGTGTGCGCCCAATCTGTGCGTACGTTTAACCAACGCGCGTCTTCTTTGGACAACGCGGTCGTGTTGTGCATCTCCGCCGACCTGCCGTTTGCCCAAGCCCGCTTCTGCGGCGCGGAAGGTTTGGACAATGTTGTGAACCTGTCTACGTTCCGCAGCAGCTTTGCCGCCGATTACGGCGTCGCCCTGACCGACAGCCCGTTGCGCGGACTGACTGCGCGCGCCGTTGTGGTTTTGGACGAAAACGACAAAGTCCTGCACAGCGAACTGGTTGCCGAAATCGCCAACGAGCCTGATTACGACGCGGCTTTGGCTGTTTTGTAA
- the hemF gene encoding oxygen-dependent coproporphyrinogen oxidase — protein MHTETVLTVLKNLQNQICAALEQEDGGAVFAREEWTGKLGVGETRVLKNGAVFEQAGVNFSHVKGNKMPASATAHRPELAGAAFEAMGVSLVIHPKNPYVPTSHANVRFFIAYPEGGEPVWWFGGGFDLTPFYPFEEDILHWHTVARDVCAPFGEAVYPEFKKWCDEYFYLKHRGETRGVGGLFFDDLNRWDFDTCLNFIKAVGEGYIGAYLPIVAKRKNTPYGECERDFQLYRRGRYVEFNLVWDRGTLFGLQSGGRTESILMSMPPLVRFEYQYAPEEGSPEARLNEFLTARDWLSEMK, from the coding sequence ATGCACACCGAAACCGTTTTAACTGTATTGAAAAACCTGCAAAACCAAATCTGCGCCGCGCTTGAGCAAGAAGACGGCGGGGCGGTGTTTGCGCGTGAAGAATGGACGGGCAAGTTGGGCGTGGGCGAAACCCGCGTCTTGAAAAACGGCGCGGTATTCGAGCAGGCGGGCGTGAATTTTTCGCATGTGAAGGGCAACAAAATGCCCGCTTCGGCAACGGCGCACCGTCCTGAACTGGCGGGCGCGGCGTTTGAGGCGATGGGTGTGTCGCTGGTGATTCATCCGAAAAATCCGTATGTACCGACCAGCCATGCGAACGTGCGCTTTTTTATCGCGTATCCGGAAGGCGGCGAGCCTGTGTGGTGGTTCGGCGGCGGCTTTGATTTGACGCCGTTTTATCCGTTTGAAGAAGATATTTTGCACTGGCACACGGTGGCGCGGGACGTGTGTGCGCCGTTTGGGGAAGCGGTTTATCCCGAGTTCAAAAAATGGTGCGACGAGTATTTTTACCTGAAACACCGCGGCGAAACGCGCGGTGTGGGCGGTTTGTTTTTCGATGATTTGAACCGCTGGGATTTCGACACCTGCCTGAATTTCATCAAGGCGGTCGGCGAAGGCTATATCGGGGCGTATCTGCCGATTGTGGCGAAACGCAAAAACACGCCATACGGTGAATGCGAGCGCGATTTCCAGCTTTACCGGCGCGGTCGTTATGTGGAATTTAATTTGGTTTGGGACAGGGGCACGCTGTTCGGCCTGCAAAGCGGCGGACGCACGGAAAGTATTTTGATGTCCATGCCGCCTTTGGTGCGTTTCGAGTATCAATATGCGCCGGAAGAAGGTTCGCCCGAAGCGCGGCTGAACGAGTTTCTCACCGCCCGCGACTGGCTCTCGGAGATGAAATAA
- the tadA gene encoding tRNA adenosine(34) deaminase TadA: MLTTPPVAPRTLAALQALGIRSVEELRDTGSVQAFLLLKAAGLTVTRSTLWQLEALLLGIKSQDLPQTQKTALEQALKNHPPVAVFPTSSEMETFMRAALAQAEQSARIGEIPVGAVVVSSNQIIAAAHNTCVSDHDISRHAEIRALAAAGAALQNYRLDGCDLYITLEPCAMCASAIIQARVHRVIYGAAEPKTGGAGSVVNLFANPLLNKHTAIKGGILEDECKAVLQAFFQTRRKQY, encoded by the coding sequence CTGTTGACCACGCCGCCCGTCGCCCCGCGAACCTTAGCCGCCCTGCAAGCCCTCGGCATCCGCAGCGTAGAGGAGCTGCGTGACACCGGTTCCGTCCAAGCCTTTCTGCTGCTCAAAGCCGCCGGACTGACCGTTACCCGCAGCACGCTTTGGCAACTCGAAGCCCTGCTGCTCGGTATCAAATCGCAAGACCTACCGCAAACGCAGAAAACCGCTTTGGAACAAGCCCTTAAAAACCATCCGCCCGTCGCCGTTTTCCCCACGTCGTCTGAAATGGAAACCTTCATGCGCGCTGCCTTGGCGCAGGCAGAACAATCCGCTCGCATCGGCGAAATCCCCGTCGGCGCGGTCGTCGTCTCCAGCAACCAAATCATCGCCGCCGCCCACAACACCTGCGTCAGCGACCACGACATCAGCCGCCACGCCGAAATCCGCGCCCTTGCCGCCGCAGGTGCCGCCCTCCAAAACTACCGCCTCGACGGCTGCGACCTCTACATCACGCTCGAACCCTGCGCCATGTGCGCCTCCGCCATCATCCAGGCCCGCGTCCACCGCGTCATCTACGGCGCGGCTGAACCCAAAACCGGCGGGGCAGGCAGCGTAGTCAATCTGTTTGCCAACCCGCTGCTGAACAAACACACGGCAATCAAAGGCGGCATTTTGGAAGACGAATGCAAAGCCGTTTTGCAGGCGTTTTTTCAGACGAGGCGGAAACAGTATTAA
- the miaA gene encoding tRNA (adenosine(37)-N6)-dimethylallyltransferase MiaA — protein sequence MNTPKAFAILGPTAGGKTALALKIAEALPVEIISLDSALVYRDMDIGTAKPTAAELNAVPHHLIDIIPPTESYSAAEFVGDCVQLAEEIRARGRLPLIVGGTMMYFHALTEGLNDLPEADAAVRARLQEEKQQYGLAHLYQSLQTIDPETAGRLKPNDSQRIERALEVYHLTGKPLSAHFVEKAEYTPPLDLCTTALIPENRALLHDNIARRFTQMLEQGFIDEIRALRQKYSELTADMPSMRCVGYRQAWDYLEGLTDYDTFVEKGIAATRQLAKRQLTWLRKIPLAHSIDPYTDGNHVQTTLALVRRHFQI from the coding sequence ATGAACACCCCAAAAGCCTTTGCCATCCTCGGCCCGACTGCCGGCGGGAAAACCGCCCTTGCCTTGAAAATCGCCGAAGCCCTGCCGGTTGAAATCATCAGCCTCGATTCCGCGCTGGTGTACCGCGATATGGACATCGGCACGGCAAAGCCGACGGCTGCCGAGCTTAATGCCGTGCCGCACCACCTTATCGACATCATCCCGCCGACGGAGTCTTACAGCGCGGCGGAGTTTGTCGGCGATTGCGTGCAGCTGGCGGAGGAAATCCGCGCGCGCGGCAGGCTGCCTTTGATTGTCGGCGGCACGATGATGTATTTCCACGCGCTGACCGAAGGCTTGAACGACCTGCCCGAAGCCGATGCCGCCGTGCGCGCCCGGTTGCAGGAAGAAAAACAACAATACGGCTTGGCGCATCTGTATCAAAGCCTGCAAACCATAGACCCTGAAACCGCAGGTCGTCTGAAACCGAACGACAGCCAACGTATCGAACGCGCTTTGGAAGTGTACCACCTGACCGGCAAGCCTTTGAGCGCGCATTTTGTCGAAAAAGCCGAATACACCCCGCCGCTCGACCTCTGCACCACCGCCCTGATTCCCGAAAACCGCGCCTTGCTGCACGACAACATCGCCCGCCGTTTCACGCAAATGCTGGAACAAGGCTTCATCGACGAAATACGCGCCCTGCGTCAAAAATATTCCGAGCTGACCGCCGATATGCCCTCTATGCGCTGCGTCGGCTACCGACAGGCATGGGATTACCTCGAAGGCTTGACCGATTACGACACCTTTGTCGAAAAAGGTATTGCCGCCACCCGCCAGCTTGCCAAGCGCCAACTGACTTGGCTGCGCAAAATCCCATTGGCGCACAGCATCGACCCCTACACTGACGGCAACCACGTTCAGACGACCTTAGCACTCGTGCGCCGCCATTTCCAAATTTAA
- a CDS encoding superoxide dismutase, which translates to MEHKLPQLPYELDALSPHLSKETLEFHYGKHHQTYITNLNNQIKGTEFENLPLEEIVKKSSGGVFNNAAQTWNHTFYWLGFTPKGQGKPSGELAAAIDAKWGSFEKFQEAFSACAAGTFGSGWAWLVKTPAGELDLVSTSNAATPLTTENTPLLTCDVWEHAYYIDYRNSRPNYLKGFWEIVNWDEVAKRFAA; encoded by the coding sequence ATGGAACATAAGCTGCCACAACTGCCTTATGAACTGGACGCATTGTCCCCACATCTGAGCAAAGAGACTTTGGAGTTCCACTACGGCAAACACCATCAAACCTACATCACCAATCTGAACAATCAAATCAAAGGTACCGAATTTGAAAACCTGCCTTTGGAAGAGATTGTGAAAAAATCTTCAGGCGGCGTGTTCAACAACGCAGCCCAAACTTGGAATCACACCTTCTACTGGCTGGGTTTCACGCCCAAAGGTCAAGGCAAACCTTCCGGCGAGCTGGCCGCCGCCATCGACGCCAAATGGGGCAGCTTCGAGAAGTTCCAAGAAGCATTCTCCGCTTGCGCGGCAGGTACTTTCGGTTCCGGTTGGGCATGGCTGGTGAAAACCCCTGCCGGCGAATTGGATTTGGTTTCCACTTCCAACGCGGCAACTCCGCTGACCACTGAAAACACTCCGCTGCTGACCTGCGACGTATGGGAACACGCCTACTACATCGACTACCGCAACAGCCGCCCCAACTACCTGAAAGGTTTCTGGGAAATCGTCAACTGGGACGAAGTCGCCAAACGCTTTGCTGCTTAA
- a CDS encoding DEAD/DEAH box helicase, whose product MSIKFADLNLDKNILSAVRSEGYESPTPIQAQAIPFALEGRDIMASAQTGSGKTAAFLLPTLQRLTKRSEKPGKGPRALVLTPTRELAAQVEKNALAYAKNMRWFRTVSIVGGASFGYQTRALSKPVDLIVATPGRLMDLMQSGKVDFARLEVLILDEADRMLDMGFIDDIETIVEATPTDRQTLLFSATWDGAVGKLARKLTKNPEIIEVERVDDQGKIEEQLLYCDDMRHKNRLLDHILRDANIDQCVIFTSTKAMTEVIADDLYEKGFAANCLHGDMPQGWRNRTLMDLRKGRCKILVATDVAARGIDVPTITHVINYDLPKQAEDYVHRIGRTGRAGRTGIAITFAEVNEYVKVHKIEKYIGRKLPELTVEGMEPTRKRKSAGGKPKGKGSWGDRKSGGWRGDKKPGKEGFGGKSRGEGFKKEGFKKGGEGFKGKRKANDSFGSKPNRPAKRG is encoded by the coding sequence ATGTCTATTAAATTTGCCGATTTGAACCTTGATAAAAACATCTTGTCCGCCGTGCGCAGCGAGGGTTACGAAAGCCCGACGCCGATTCAGGCGCAAGCCATTCCGTTTGCTTTGGAAGGCCGCGACATCATGGCTTCGGCGCAAACCGGCTCCGGCAAAACCGCCGCCTTCCTGCTGCCGACGTTGCAGCGGCTGACCAAACGCAGCGAAAAACCGGGCAAAGGTCCGCGCGCGTTGGTGTTGACGCCGACCCGCGAATTGGCGGCGCAAGTCGAGAAAAACGCGCTGGCGTACGCCAAAAATATGCGTTGGTTCCGCACCGTCAGCATCGTCGGCGGCGCATCTTTCGGCTACCAAACCCGTGCCCTGAGCAAACCGGTTGACCTGATTGTCGCCACGCCGGGCCGTCTGATGGACTTGATGCAAAGCGGCAAAGTCGATTTTGCCCGTTTGGAAGTGCTGATTTTGGACGAAGCCGACCGTATGCTGGACATGGGTTTTATCGACGACATCGAAACCATCGTCGAAGCCACCCCGACCGACCGTCAGACTTTATTGTTCTCCGCCACTTGGGACGGCGCGGTCGGTAAGCTGGCGCGCAAACTGACGAAAAACCCTGAAATCATCGAAGTCGAGCGCGTGGATGACCAAGGCAAAATCGAAGAGCAGTTGCTGTACTGCGACGATATGCGCCACAAAAACCGACTGCTCGACCACATCCTGCGCGACGCCAACATCGATCAATGCGTGATTTTCACGTCCACCAAAGCCATGACAGAAGTCATCGCCGACGATTTGTACGAAAAAGGTTTCGCCGCCAACTGCCTGCACGGCGACATGCCGCAAGGCTGGCGCAACCGCACGCTGATGGATTTGCGCAAAGGCCGCTGTAAAATTTTGGTTGCCACCGACGTCGCCGCACGCGGTATCGACGTGCCGACCATTACCCACGTCATCAACTACGACCTGCCGAAACAGGCGGAAGACTATGTTCACCGCATCGGCCGTACCGGACGGGCAGGGCGCACAGGTATTGCGATTACCTTCGCCGAAGTGAACGAATACGTCAAAGTACACAAAATCGAAAAATACATCGGCCGTAAATTGCCCGAGCTGACCGTCGAAGGCATGGAACCGACCCGCAAGCGCAAATCCGCAGGTGGCAAGCCGAAAGGCAAAGGTAGCTGGGGCGATAGAAAATCCGGCGGCTGGCGCGGCGATAAGAAACCGGGCAAAGAAGGCTTCGGTGGCAAATCGCGCGGCGAAGGTTTCAAAAAAGAAGGATTTAAGAAAGGCGGCGAAGGCTTCAAAGGCAAACGTAAAGCCAACGATTCTTTCGGCTCGAAACCAAACCGTCCAGCGAAAAGAGGCTGA
- a CDS encoding class I SAM-dependent methyltransferase — protein MTDITPFANRMGKNIKHLMKWAKRNGIEAWRIYDRDIPQFPFAVDVYGDQIHLQEYDTGWLMQPEEYEAWLAEVLEAVAFVTGFAPEQIHLKRRERQKGLQQYEKTGKTGDDFVITENGRKFWVNLDKYLDTGLFLDHRNTRKKVGETAAGKRFLNLFSYTGSFTVYAATGGAASSETVDLSNTYLDWAKRNFELNGISPEQHKIVRADVFQYLQNAAAEGKQFDLIVMDPPSFSNSKKMLDILDIQRDHKKLIDGAMNLLASDGILYFSNNLRSFVLDDSVSEQYAVKDISKQSVPDDFRNKKIHQCWEIRHKA, from the coding sequence ATGACCGACATCACACCCTTCGCCAACCGCATGGGCAAAAACATCAAACACCTCATGAAATGGGCGAAACGCAACGGCATCGAAGCCTGGCGCATTTACGACCGCGACATCCCCCAATTTCCCTTTGCCGTCGATGTTTACGGCGACCAAATCCACCTTCAGGAATACGATACCGGCTGGCTGATGCAGCCCGAAGAATACGAAGCGTGGCTTGCCGAAGTATTGGAAGCCGTCGCCTTCGTTACCGGTTTTGCGCCCGAACAAATCCACCTCAAACGCCGCGAACGCCAAAAAGGCCTGCAGCAATACGAGAAAACCGGCAAAACAGGCGACGATTTTGTCATCACCGAAAACGGCCGCAAGTTTTGGGTCAACCTCGACAAATACCTCGACACCGGCCTCTTTCTCGACCACCGCAACACGCGCAAAAAAGTTGGCGAAACCGCAGCAGGCAAACGCTTCCTCAACCTGTTTTCCTACACCGGCAGCTTCACCGTCTATGCCGCCACCGGCGGCGCGGCATCGAGCGAAACCGTCGATTTATCCAACACTTATCTCGATTGGGCGAAACGCAATTTCGAACTCAACGGCATCAGCCCCGAACAACACAAAATCGTCCGCGCCGACGTATTCCAATACCTGCAAAACGCCGCTGCCGAAGGCAAACAGTTCGACCTCATCGTCATGGATCCGCCCAGCTTCTCCAACAGCAAAAAGATGCTCGACATCCTCGACATCCAGCGCGACCACAAAAAGCTGATTGACGGCGCGATGAACCTGCTCGCTTCAGACGGCATTTTGTACTTCTCCAACAACTTACGCAGCTTTGTCTTGGACGATTCGGTATCGGAACAATACGCCGTCAAAGACATTTCCAAACAATCCGTTCCCGACGATTTCCGCAACAAGAAAATCCATCAGTGTTGGGAAATCAGGCACAAAGCCTGA
- the ypfJ gene encoding KPN_02809 family neutral zinc metallopeptidase, whose protein sequence is MDWKGREQSQNVEDRRGSGGGGGGGRTPGILGIIVVLIGAYYGVDLSGLVGTPSMGTGSTQTSQLKPQEEAELNELARVVLADTEKAWGSYFKQIGRTYTPTTLVLYNGGTSTACGMGQSAMGPFYCPGDQKVYLDLDFYRDMQTKLNSASDAAFAYVIAHEVGHHVQNLLDILPKVHRMQQQVGKKEANALSVKLELQADCYAGIWGHYAVNNNIFKPEDIPKAMLAAESVGDDRLQKDGQGYVVPDSFTHGSSEQRMAWLKRGLDSGDINQCNTFGN, encoded by the coding sequence ATGGATTGGAAAGGACGCGAACAGAGTCAAAACGTAGAAGACCGACGCGGCAGCGGCGGCGGAGGCGGCGGCGGGAGGACGCCCGGCATCCTCGGCATCATCGTCGTTTTGATCGGCGCTTATTACGGCGTCGATTTGAGCGGCTTGGTCGGCACGCCTTCCATGGGTACGGGTTCAACCCAAACCTCCCAGCTCAAACCTCAAGAAGAAGCCGAGCTAAACGAACTTGCCCGCGTCGTCCTCGCCGACACTGAAAAAGCTTGGGGCAGCTATTTCAAGCAAATCGGACGGACCTACACCCCGACCACGCTGGTGTTATACAACGGCGGTACATCCACCGCCTGCGGCATGGGTCAATCGGCAATGGGGCCGTTTTACTGCCCGGGCGACCAAAAAGTCTATCTCGACTTAGACTTTTATAGGGATATGCAGACCAAACTCAACTCTGCCAGCGATGCCGCGTTTGCCTACGTCATCGCACACGAAGTCGGACACCACGTCCAAAACCTGCTCGATATCCTGCCCAAAGTCCACAGAATGCAGCAGCAGGTCGGCAAAAAAGAAGCCAATGCCCTTTCCGTCAAACTCGAATTGCAGGCGGACTGCTACGCGGGCATTTGGGGGCATTACGCCGTCAACAATAATATCTTCAAACCCGAAGACATCCCCAAAGCCATGCTGGCTGCCGAATCCGTCGGCGACGACCGCCTGCAGAAAGACGGGCAGGGCTACGTCGTTCCCGACAGCTTTACACACGGCTCGTCCGAACAGCGCATGGCATGGCTCAAACGCGGTTTGGACAGCGGCGACATCAATCAATGCAACACATTCGGCAATTGA